The following coding sequences lie in one Glycine soja cultivar W05 chromosome 16, ASM419377v2, whole genome shotgun sequence genomic window:
- the LOC114390296 gene encoding receptor-like protein EIX2, with the protein MSCYFLKLFYALLLLLLHAAEIKCIESERQALLNFKHGLIDKYGMLSTWRDDNTNRDCCKWKGIQCNNQTGHVEMLHLRGQDTQYLSGAINISSLIALEKIERLDLSYNAFQDISISLIPELMGSFTNLRYLYLSDSLFGGSIPSDIGKLTHLLSLDLSDNDLHGKIPYQLGNLTHLQYLDLSDSDLDGELPYQLGNLSQLRYLDIRGNSFSGALPFQVGNLPLLHTLGLGGNFDGKSKDAEWLTKLSSLTKLKLSSLHNLSSSHHWLQMISKLIPNLRELRLFDCSLSDTNIQSLFYSPSNFSTALTILDLSSNRLTSSTFQLLSNFSHHLQELYLPYNNIVLSSPLCPNFPSLVILDLSYNNLTSSVFQGSFNFSSKLQNLYLQNCSLTDGSFLMSSFIMSSSSSLVSLGLSSNLLKSSTIFYWLFNSTTNLHNLFLYDNMLEGPISDGFGKVMNSLEGLYLYGNKLQGEIPSFFGNMCALQSLDLSNNKLNGEISSFFQKFSWCNRYIFKSLYLSYNRLTSMLPKSIGLLSELTDLYLAGNSLEGDVTESHLSNFSKLELLSLSENSLSVKLVPSWVPPFQLKYLAIRSCKLGPTFRSWLKTQSSLRELDISDNGINDSVPDWFWNNLQYMRDLNMSFNYLIGSIPNISLKLRNGPSVLLNTNQFEGKIPSFLLQASVLILSENNFSDLFSFLCDQSTAANLATLDVSHNQIKGQLPDCWKSVKQLVFLDLSSNKLSGKIPMSMGALVNMEALVLRNNGLMGELPSSLKNCTSLFMLDLSENMLSGPIPSWIGESMHQLIILNMRGNHLSGNLPIHLCYLKRIQLLDLSRNNLSSGIPSCLKNLTALSEQTINSSDTMSHIYWNDKTSIVIYGYTFRGYTLDITWMWKGVERGFKDPELELKSMDLSCNNLMGEIPKEIGYLLGLVSLNLSRNNLSGEIPSQIGNLGSLESLDLSRNHISGRIPSSLSEIDDLGKLDLSHNSLSGRIPSGRHFETFEASSFEGNIDLGGEQLNKTCPGDGDQTTEEGQEPPVKGDDSVFYEGLYMSLGIGYFTGFWGLLGPLLLWHPWRIAYIRFLNRLTDYVYVCLW; encoded by the coding sequence atgagTTGTTATTTTCTGAAACTATTTTATGCACTTTTGCTGCTTTTATTGCATGCCGCAGAAATTAAGTGCATTGAGAGTGAGAGACAAGCACTCCTCAACTTCAAACATGGCCTCATAGATAAGTATGGCATGCTGTCTACATGGAGGGACGATAACACTAACAGAGACTGTTGCAAATGGAAAGGCATTCAATGCAACAATCAAACTGGTCATGTTGAGATGCTTCATCTCCGTGGTCAGGATACACAATATTTGAGTGGTGCAATCAATATCTCATCATTGATTGCCCTTGAAAAAATTGAACGCTTGGATCTCAGCTATAATGCTTTTCAAGATATCTCTATCTCTCTGATTCCAGAACTCATGGGCTCGTTCACCAATTTAAGATATCTCTATCTCTCTGATTCTTTATTTGGTGGGAGTATTCCTTCTGATATTGGAAAGCTTACACATTTACTGTCTCTTGATCTAAGTGATAATGATCTCCATGGAAAAATCCCTTATCAACTTGGAAACCTTACACATTTACAATATCTTGATCTAAGTGATAGTGATCTAGATGGGGAACTCCCATATCAACTTGGAAATCTCTCACAGTTGAGGTATCTTGATATTCGTGGGAATTCATTTTCGGGAGCACTCCCTTTCCAGGTTGGGAATCTTCCTTTGTTGCACACTCTTGGACTTGGTGGCAATTTTGATGGGAAATCTAAGGATGCAGAGTGGTTGACTAAGCTTTCTTCATTGACAAAACTTAAGCTAAGTTCACTACACAACCTTTCCTCTTCTCATCACTGGCTACAAATGATCAGCAAGCTTATTCCAAACTTAAGAGAGTTGAGGCTATTTGATTGTTCTCTTTCAGATACAAATATTCAATCTCTGTTTTATTCACCTTCCAACTTTTCCACTGCTCTTACCATCCTTGATCTTTCTTCAAATAGGCTCACATCCTCAACATTTCAACTGTTGTCAAACTTTAGCCATCATCTTCAGGAGCTTTATCTTCCTTATAATAACATTGTTTTGTCATCTCCTCTATGCCCAAACTTTCCTTCTCTTGTGATCCTTGATCTTTCTTATAATAATTTGACATCATCAGTCTTTCAAGGTAGTTTCAACTTCAGCTCAAaacttcaaaatctttatttgcAAAATTGTAGTCTTACGGATGGAAGTTTTCTAATGTCATCTTTCATTATGagttcttcatcttctcttgtttcCCTTGGTCTCTCCTCAAATCTgttgaaatcatcaactatatttTACTGGCTCTTTAACTCCACCACCAATCTTCATAACCTTTTCCTTTATGATAACATGTTAGAAGGTCCCATTTCAGATGGATTTGGGAAAGTAATGAACTCTCTTGAAGGTCTTTACCTCTACGGTAACAAACTGCAAGGCGAGATTCCATCTTTCTTTGGTAACATGTGCGCATTGCAGAGTTTAGACCTCTCAAATAACAAGTTGAATGGGGAAATTTCTAGCTTCTTCCAAAAATTTTCATGGTGCAACAGATACATATTTAAGAGCTTGTATTTATCTTATAACCGGTTGACTAGCATGTTACCTAAAAGCATTGGATTGCTATCAGAGTTGACGGATCTTTACTTGGCTGGGAATTCTTTGGAGGGTGACGTCACTGAATCCCATCTTTCTAATTTTTCCAAATTAGAATTGTTGTCCCTCTCAGAGAACTCGTTGTCTGTGAAATTGGTCCCGAGTTGGGTTCCTCCATTCCAATTAAAATACTTGGCAATCAGATCTTGCAAGTTAGGCCCCACCTTTCGTAGTTGGCTCAAGACTCAGAGTTCTTTACGTGAGCTTGATATTTCTGATAATGGGATTAATGACTCTGTACCAGACTGGTTTTGGAATAACTTGCAATATATGAGAGATTTAAATATGTCTTTCAATTATCTCATTGGTTCAATTCCTAATATATCATTGAAGCTTCGTAACGGACCGTCTGTACTTCTGAATACAAATCAGTTTGAGGGTAAAATTCCGTCATTTTTACTACAAGCTTCCGTGCTGATTCtctctgaaaataatttttcagatTTGTTTTCATTCTTATGTGACCAAAGCACAGCTGCAAATTTGGCCACTTTAGATGTATCACACAATCAAATAAAGGGGCAACTCCCAGATTGTTGGAAATCAGTAAAGCAATTAGTGTTTCTTGATTTAAGCAGCAATAAATTGTCAGGGAAGATTCCTATGTCCATGGGCGCTCTTGTTAATATGGAAGCCTTGGTTTTACGAAACAATGGTTTAATGGGTGAGTTGCCTTCTTCTTTGAAGAATTGCACCAGTTTATTTATGCTGGACCTGAGTGAAAATATGTTGTCGGGTCCAATACCATCATGGATTGGAGAAAGTATGCATCAATTGATAATCTTGAACATGCGAGGAAATCACCTCTCAGGAAATCTACCCATTCATCTCTGTTATTTGAAGCGTATTCAATTGTTGGATCTTTCAAGGAATAACTTGTCAAGTGGAATTCCATCATGCTTAAAGAATTTGACTGCATTGTCTGAACAGACCATCAACTCAAGTGACACTATGTCTCATATATATTGGAATGATAAGACTTCCATTGTAATTTATGGTTACACATTCCGAGGTTATACGCTTGACATAACATGGATGTGGAAAGGTGTGGAACGGGGGTTCAAGGATCCAGAGTTGGAGCTCAAAAGCATGGATCTTTCTTGTAACAATTTAATGGGTGAAATACCAAAAGAGATCGGATATTTGCTTGGGTTAGTTTCTTTGAATCTATCAAGAAACAATTTGAGTGGAGAAATTCCTTCTCAGATTGGGAATTTAGGTTCACTAGAATCACTTGACTTGTCAAGAAATCACATCTCTGGGAGAATTCCATCTTCTCTTTCTGAAATTGATGATTTGGGAAAATTAGACTTGTCACACAACTCTCTTTCTGGAAGAATCCCATCAGGAAGACATTTTGAAACCTTTGAAGCCTCTAGTTTTGAAGGAAATATTGATCTTGGTGGCGAACAACTTAACAAAACTTGTCCTGGGGATGGAGATCAAACAACAGAAGAGGGTCAAGAACCACCAGTCAAAGGTGATGATTCTGTTTTCTATGAGGGATTATACATGAGCTTGGGGATTGGATACTTCACTGGATTTTGGGGCTTATTAGGGCCATTACTACTGTGGCATCCTTGGAGAATTGCTTACATCAGGTTTCTGAACAGATTAACAGACTATGTATATGTATGCTTATGGTGA